CGTAAACTTTAACCGGTGAAGATCCTGTTGCTAATCCTAAAACGCAAGGCTCATTTAATTCTTCCTTCCTTTGAATTATGTTTGCTATTTCCTGTGCTACTAATACAGAAGCTTCCTGAGAGGATTCGAAAATTACATTGTGAATCTTCTCAAATCGTGTTTCTTCAAATTTTCCAGCCTCTTTAAAATTTATACCTTCTTTAATCATTTGCCTGTTCCTTTAATTATAATAGTATAAAATTAACACTTCGTTTATCTGTAAAATTAAAAATTCGACTAATAACCTCTTAGCTTCGGCAAAAGACAAAATCGGAAACAAAAAAGAGGAATCGTCATTTATTGTGGGTTTGTATTTAGTTTTCGACCACATTTATTTCGCCAATAGAAAATACCTGGCCTTTTCTTCCATCATTTGATTTAGCGACAAATCGCAGATATCTTGCCTTGCTTTGGGTAAATGTTTTTACCTGCTCTATGGGGTTGTTTTTAATGTTCGAAAATTCTCCCTGAGATTGCATGGTCCATTTGCTATTATCTAAACTGGTATAGAACTCATATTTTGATATCAGGTTAAGATTATTTCCTACTTGCTGAGGAATATAAGTGAAGCCATTTATTTTGATCGTGGTTCCCATATCAATTACTAATTCCTCTGAAAGATTATTACTCCCGCCACCAAAATCCCAGTCTGTATCAGGATTTCCGTCTATTATTCTATTTACAGAGTTCATATCCCCACTCGAAGTGCTCACAACTTTCCATTTCTCTTTTGAAACTCCATACTTTGCTGTTGTGACTGCACTGCTGCTATTTTCATTTTTATGGACTGCTATCGCTTTTATCACTACTGCTTTATTGTACTTAAAACCCTCCTTATACAAGTTACTTTTTACAGATGGCTTAGAACCATCAGTAGTATAATAAATATCATTCCCTTCTTCAGATTTCATAGATACATTTCCATTTTTATCACGCCCAATGACAGGAGACTTCACAAAAGTTGGCGCATTATAAGCTTCAATATTCGAAATTACAACACACGCTTTTGAGTCGGTAATGTTTATTTTAAGTGCCGAGGCCTTAATTCTGTCTATCCTTAAAATTCTTTTATAGCCAATAGTGGTTTCATTGGCAACCGTTTTCCAGTTTCCATCAATCCTGGCTTCAACTGTAAAAGCCTTAATGCGTTGTCCTAATTTTATATATTCCTGAAGCAGAATCCGATTGATTGCTAAAGGTTTTCCAAAATCAAATACAATTGAAGCTTTTTTTACATTATCGTCTGTAGCCCAGTAAGTATTTCTATCTCCGTCTGTTACATTTTTTGCTGTAAATAAAGAACTGTTTCCTCTTACATTATCAGCAGAAACTTTTGTCCCTGCTAATAATTCCGTTTTAAAATCGGCTTTTATGGTTGAAATTAATTCTGTTAGCCGCGCTTCGTCATTTTCATGAACCAAACCTCTTTTATCAACCGGGAGATTCAATAATAAATTCGCATTACGGCCAATAGATTCATAATATATATCAACCATTTCATCAAGTGAGCGTACTTTGTCATCTTCAATACTATGATAAAACCAACCTGGTCTGATGGAAACATCGGCTTCACCCGGAACCCATTTTTCGCCGTCTTCATGCCCCGACATAAATTCAGTATAATGAACTTTGCCCGCTAATTCATCTTTTTGACGTAAAAGCGACCAATTGGTTTTTCCGGCACGTCCTTCTTCATTTCCAATCCATCTCGCTTCAGACGGACCGACTCCCCAGACCAAAGTTTTAGGTGCAGTTTTGTAGATGAGTTTATAGGTTTCATCCCAATCGTAGTATTCCAGCGTATTGATTTTTCTTGTTTCATTGGCTCCGCCATAATAACCATCACCACCATTGGCACCATCAAACCACATTTCGAAAACATCACCATAATTAGTAAGCAACTCTTTCAGCTGATTTCTGAAATAGGTGATGTATTCCGGTTTACCGTATTGAGCATGGTTTCTATCCCATGGTGAAAGATACAGCCCTAATTTTAAACCATACTCTTTGCAGGCAGCAGCCAATTCTTTTACAACATCTCCTTTTCCGTTTTTCCAGGGAGAATTTTTAACAGAGCGTTCTGTGTAAGCTGATGGCCATAAGCAAAAACCGTCATGATGTTTGGCCACTAAAATGATTCCCTTCATTCCTGCCTGTTTGACAATACGCGCCCATTGCCTTGTATCTAAAGCTGTTGGATTAAACAATTCAGGCGATTCATCTCCATAACCCCATTCTTTGTTAGTGAACGTATTTAAAGAGAAATGAACAAAAGCATAAAATTCCATTTCATGCCAATCCAATTGTTTTTGTGTTGGCAACGGACCAAATGGCTCGGGAGATTTCACGATTTCCTGAGAACAGATTGGTGTTATGATTAAAAAATAACTCAGCAATAAAAAAATATTTTTCATCAGGACTCTAATTAATATTTTGTTAGAAAGGTAATTAAGATTTAAATTTAAGATAAATCAATATTCTGATTTATACTATTTCGACCAACAACATTTTTAAAGGAGTATTGGAGTCATTCTTTACTACATGACAATTCTATACTTCTATTTTTAGATTCAGTTTAATCATTATATAATTATATTTGTCAGCATCTCACAATTAGAATCATGAACAGGATATATTCTGATAACGGAACACTATTCCTTGGCCTGGAATCTGAAAAAACTCAGTTACTGGATAGCCCTGTTCAATTTAGTGTATATACTGTTATATTCATTAGTGAAGGTGAAGGAATTTATCATGCAGACTTTGCTTCTTTTACATTTAAAGCTCCTGTGGTACTTTTCTCTACTCCTCAGCAGTGCATTTATATCAGAGAAACTAAAAAAATAACCTTAACAACTTTACAATTTCACGGAGACTTTTACTGTATTGAATTTCACAGAAATGAGGTAGCCTGCAACGGATTGTTATTCAATAATATTTATCTGGAACCTTCTGTAAAACTAACAGATGAACAGCATACCTTTTATACGCAGATAACAGCCAATATTGCTGAAGAATTACTGCAGAGAGAACCCTCAGAAATTGTACTTAGAGCGCTTTTACAGCTTTTTCTCGCCAAGTCAAGCAGTATCAAGATGAACAGTTCAGACAGGTTGAAATTGAAGAAGGACGAAAAAATGGATGATTTCAGAATACTGCTGGAAGAAAATTTTCTGACCCTGCATAAACCTGGTGATTATGCATCATTGTTATCCATTACGCCAAACAGCCTGACCAAACAATGTAATAATCGCTTTGGTAAAACACCAACACAACTGATTCAGGAACGTTTAATTCTTGAGGCTAAAAAACATCTTCACCTTACAAGACTCAGCATTAAAGAAATTGCATTTGCTTTAAAATTCCAGGACGAATATTATTTCAGTCGTGTGTTTAAAAAAATGACAAAAATGTCACCTCAAATGTTTAGAAAAACCACCGGCATATCCATTGTAGCAGATTTGTCTAAGGAATAACATTTTTTGTCCATCCTTTCAATCAATTTACTGAATTAGCTTTGCATTGTAACTATAAAAAAATAAACAATGAAAAGTAGCATTCTAAACACAATAGCAAATCTGGACAAAGCCGGAAAAAAGATGGTTCGAGCAGGCATCGTGATAGTTTTTCTGTGGATTGGCGGACTCAAATTCTTCACTTACGAAGCTGACGGGATTGTGCCCTTTGTAGCAAACAGTCCATTTATGTCTTTTTTTTACGAAACCCCTTCAGATTATAAAAATTATACAAACAAAGAAGGTGAACTAATTGCTGAAAATCACCAGTGGCACATAAACAATAATACTTACGGTTTTTCAAATGGACTGGGTATTTTGTTGATAGGCATTGCATTTCTGGTTGCAATTCATAATTGGGCACCACTAGCCAGTATCATTGGCAGTATATTGGTTTTTATACTCACCATCGGAACACTTTCATTTTTAATTACTACACCCGAAAGCTGGGTTCCTCATCTGACAGATCATCAATTTGGCTTCCCGTACTTATCAGGAAGAGGAAGACTAGTTCTTAAAGATATTGTTATACTTGGCGCATCATTAATAACGATGAGTGAATCTGCAACACTTTATCTAAAAAGAAAGGGATAACAATAAACGTGTTAAACAAAAAAAAAGACTCTGTAATTTAATGCATACCAGAGTCTTTTAAAAGCTTTACTTAAAAAGTTTTATAGTACCTTCCAGATTTTCCTTTTCTATAAAAGCATTTATGTATTCCTGAACTTCATTTTTAAACTCTGTAGAAGTTTCAAAGAAATTAATGTGAAATTCATCATCCTGATCGGTAATGTGAATAATTTCCGTATATCCGCGGGAGATTAAATTTCCCTTTAATTTTATAACATTTTGCTGCTGATGGTTATTCAAATCTTTTCGCACCTGCAGTTTTACAGACTTTTCCATTTTTTCATATTTAAAAACCAAACTTTAAACATAAAAATAGAAAAAAAATGAATTCAAAAATCAAATCTTTTTTGGATTTTACTCTAATTTATTAACATTAACACAATTGGCATTTATTGCTAAAATTGTGAGGCTTCTTTTAAAAATGAGTTTGAATCTAAAAATTAATCAATCACTCATTGAATACAAGAATAAATACATATGAGACGTTTCGGAAATAAATTATACTACTGTTAAATTTCCCATTTGTATAAATTAATTTGTGGATATTTTTTTAGCTAATTTTCTAAAATTGACTAATTTTTGACTAATTTTCGGCTAATGTTGCGGGTTTCTATTTTTATCCCTCACTTTTACTATATTATCTAATTAATTATAAATACAATGTCAACAACCAAAAATTTAAAATTCGAAACACTACAGGTACATGCAGGGCAAGTTCCTGATCCAACAACAGGGTCAAGAGCAGTGCCAATTTATCAAACGAGTTCATATGTGTTTGAAAATGCACAACATGGTGCCAACCTGTTTGCATTGAAAGCGTTCGGAAATATTTACACCCGCCTTCAAAATCCCACCACAGATGTTTTTGAAAAACGTATTGCTGCATTAGAGGGAGGTGTTGCTGCATTAGCAACTGCTTCAGGACAGGCGGCACAATTTATTGCATTAAACAATATTTTGGAAGCCGGAGACAACTTTGTATCAAGCAGCAATATCTACGGAGGTACTTACAATCAATTCAAAGTCGCCTTCAAAAGAATCGGAGTTACCGTTCAATTCACAAAAGAGACTACAGCCGAAGCTTTTGAGTCACTAATTAACGAAAACACCAAAGCATTATATCTGGAAACAATTGGAAATCCGAGTTACGACATTCCTGACTTTGATAAAATTGCAGCTGTTGCTAAAAAACATGATCTGCCTTTGATTGTTGATAATACATTTGGAGCTGGCGGTTATTTATTCAGACCCTTGGAACATGGGGCTGCTATAGTGGTTGAATCTGCAACAAAATGGATTGGTGGTCATGGTACAAGTATAGGCGGTGTGATTGTTGACGGAGGAACCTATAACTGGGGCAATGGGAAATTCAAACAATTTTCAGAACCTTCTGAAGGCTATCACGGACTAGTTTTCGCTGATGCTTTTGGAGTTAGTAGTCCGTTTGGTAACATTCAGTTTGCAATCCGCGCGCGTGTCGAAGGTCTACGTGATTTTGGTCCAGCTATCTCACCATTCAATTCATTCCAGCTAATTCAAGGGTTAGAAACATTATCGTTACGTGTTCAGCGCCATGTTGATAACGCTTTAGAAATTGCGAAATGGCTGGAAGCGCATCCACAGGTTGAGAAAGTAAATTATCCGGGACTTGAAAGTTCGCCAAGTTATGCTAATGCACAGAAATATTTTAAAAAAGGATACGGTGCAGTTTTGTCATTTCAAATAAAAGGCGATGTTACAAAAGCAGATGCGTTTATTGACAGCTTAGAATTAATCAGCCATTTGGCCAATGTAGGTGATACAAAATCCCTGATTATTCACCCTGCAGCAACAACACATCAGCAACTGAGTGAAGAAGCACAAAAAGCAGCTGGAGTATTTGTCGGACTCCTTCGCTTATCTGTCGGAATTGAGCATATCGATGATATCAAAGCAGATCTGCAACAAGCTTTTGATAAAATAAAGTAAAAATCAGTACATAGAATCTTAACTTATATTTGAATTATTAAAAGTAAAAAAGAGCCTGCAAAATACTTATTTTGCAGGCTCTTAAATTTTACTGCCACACAACATTTAGCTATAATTTAATATCCAACTTTTGTACCTGATCCGTAATTTCCTCCAATAAAAAAAATCGCAATTACTTTTGTATAAGTAATTGCGATTTAGTACTCAGAGCGGGAGTTGAACCCGCACGGACATTGCTGTCCACTGGATTTTAAGTCCAGCGTGTCTACCAATTTCACCATCCGAGCATTTTGTGGTACCTCCAGGGATCGAACCAGGGACACATGGATTTTCAGTCCATTGCTCTACCATCTGAGCTAAGGTACCTCATTTTAAACAAAAAACCCTATTCATTTTCAGAATAGGGTTCTTAAAGAAAGGCGACGACATACTCTCCCACAAAACTGCAGTACCATCTGCGCAGGCGGGCTTAACTTCTCTGTTCGGGATGGGAAGAGGTGAGCCCCGCCGCAATAACCACCTTAAGGTTTTTGGTTTGTAGTTTATTGTTTTTAGTTTTCACTTATAACACCTGACTTATAACCGCTCGCGTCGAGCAAATATCTTAACATACTGAGATAAAAAATATAAATAGTTTAGAAAGTTTCTCCCTCCCGTCTTTTGGACAGGAGGAAAAGGGTGTACATAAGCTTACGGATTATTAGTACTACTCGACTATGACATTACTGCCTTTACATCTATAGCCTATCAACGTGGTCATCTTCCACGATCCTTAAAAGAAATCTCATCTTGTGGTGGGTTTCGCGCTTATATGCTTTCAGCGCTTATCCCTTCCCAACGTAGCTACTCTGCGGTGCCCCTGGCGGGACAACAGATACACTAGAGGTTAGTCCAATTCGGTCCTCTCGTACTAGAATCAGATCCACTCAAATTTCTAACGCCCACAGTAGATAGAGACCGAACTGTCTCACGACGTTCTGAACCCAGCTCGCGTGCCACTTTAATGGGCGAACAGCCCAACCCTTGGGACCTTCTCCAGCCCCAGGATGTGACGAGCCGACATCGAGGTGCCAAACCCCCCCGTCGATATGAGCTCTTGGGGGAGATCAGCCTGTTATCCCCGGCGTACCTTTTATCCTTTGAGCGATGGCCCTTCCATGCGGAACCACCGGATCACTATGCTCTACTTTCGTACCTGATCGACCTGTATGTCTCTCAGTCAAGCTCCCTTATGCCATTGCACTCTACGCACGGTTACCAAGCGTACTGAGGGAACCTTTAGAAGCCTCCGTTACTCTTTTGGAGGCGACCACCCCAGTCAAACTACCCACCAAGCACTGTCCCCCGCAACACGGGGTTAGGCCTCAGATAAACAAAGGGTTGTATTTCAACAATGACTCCACAACGCCTGGCGACGCCGCTTCATAGTCTCCAACCTATCCTACACATCATTTATCCAAGGTCAATACTAAGCTATAGTAAAGGTGCACAGGGTCTTTTCGTCCCACTGCGGGTAAACGGCATCTTCACCGTTACTACAATTTCACCGAGCTCATGGCTGAGACAGTGTCCAGATCGTTACACCATTCGTGCAGGTCGGAACTTACCCGACAAGGAATTTCGCTACCTTAGGACCGTTATAGTTACGGCCGCCGTTTACTGGGGCTTCAATTCAATGCTTCTCCGAAGATAACATCTCCTCTTAACCTTCCAGCACCGGGCAGGTGTCAGGCCCTATACTTCATCTTACGATTTTGCAGAGCCCTGTGTTTTTGATAAACAGTCGCCTGGACCTCTTCACTGCGGCCCCGATTGCTCGGGGCGACCCTTCTCCCGAAGTTACGGGTCTATTTTGCCTAATTCCTTAGCCATGAATCTCTCGAGCACCTTAGGATTCTCTCCTCAACTACCTGTGTCGGTTTACGGTACTGGTACTAATTACCTGAAGTTTAGAGGTTTTTCTTGGAAGCCCTTAGGCGCACTATCTCTTTGTCCGAAGACTCCGAGTACTATCGTATTTCACCAAAACCTGCGGATTTGCCTACAGGTCTTATAGCTAGGTACTTTAACGAACTATTCCGTCAGTTCGCGGCGCTTTCATCACTCCGTCACCCCATCACAGTAATTAGTAGTACGGGAATATTAACCCGTTGGCCATCGACTGTCCCTTTCGGGTTCGCCTTAGGACCAGACTAACCCACAGCTGATTAGCATAGCTGTGGAAACCTTAGTTTTTCGGTGTGCGGGTTTCTCGCCCGCATTATCGTTACTTATGCCTACATTTTCTTTTCCAGCCAGTCCAGCATACCTTACGATACACCTTCAACCCTGCTGGAATGCTCCCCTACCACTTACAATTGCTTGTAAATCCATAGCTTCGGTAATATGCTTATGCCCGATTATTATCCATGCTCGTCCGCTCGACTAGTGAGCTGTTACGCACTCTTTAAATGAATGGCTGCTTCCAAGCCAACATCCTAGCTGTCTGGGCAGACAAACCTCGTTCTTTCAACTTAGCATATATTTGGGGACCTTAGCTGATGGTCTGGGTTCTTTCCCTCTCGGACTTGGACCTTAGCACCCAAGCCCTCACTGTTATCAATCATTATATAGCATTCGGAGTTTGTCAGGAATTGGTAGGCGGTGAAGCCCCCGCATCCAATCAGTAGCTCTACCTCTATATAACTAAAATAACGCTGCACCTAAATGCATTTCGGGGAGTACGAGCTATTTCCGAGTTTGATTGGCCTTTCACCCCTACCCACAGGTCATCCGAAGACTTTTCAACGTCAACCGGTTCGGTCCTCCACTGTGTGTTACCACAGCTTCAACCTGCCCATGGGTAGATCACACGGTTTCGCGTCTAACACTACTGACTAAAGCGCCCTATTCAGACTCGCTTTCGCTACGGATCCGTGGCTTAACCACTTAACCTTGCCAGCAACGTTAACTCGTAGGCTCATTATGCAAAAGGCACGCCGTCACCCCACGAAAGGGCTCCGACCGCTTGTAAGCGTATGGTTTCAGGATCTATTTCACTCCGTTATTCACGGTTCTTTTCACCTTTCCCTCACGGTACTGGTTCACTATCGGTCTCTCAGGAGTATTTAGCCTTAGCGGATGGTCCCGCCAAATTCAGACAGGGTTTCACGTGCCCCGCCCTACTCAGGATACCACTATCTATTATACTTGTTACCCATACGGGGCTATCACCCTCTATGGCCCGACTTTCCAGTCAGTTCCGGTTCCGTGTACATAAAATATCGTGGTCCTACAACCCCAATCATGCCGTAACAAAATTGGTTTGGGCTAATCCGCGTTCGCTCGCCACTACTTACGGAATCACTTTTGTTTTCTTCTCCTCCGCCTACTTAGATGTTTCAGTTCAGCGGGTTTGCCCACCTATCGGTGTACTATGTCTTCAACATAGTGGGTTGCCCCATTCGGGTATCTGCGGATCAAATGGTGTGTGCCCATACCCGCAGCTTTTCGCAGCTTATCACGCCCTTCATCGCCTCTGAGAGCCTAGGCATCCCCCATACGCCCTTATTTTGCTTATTGTACCAATCATTCAATTAAGAATGACCGTTTTTTTTTGTTTTTTGCTCTTTGTATTACTACAAAAACAAAAAACGCTTTCTACTTTTTAAATTTTTCTTATCTCAATATGTCAATGAACTTTAACTTACCATTTTCATGATAGTTTCGTGGAGAATAACGGAGTCGAACCGTTGACCTCCTGCGTGCAAGGCAGGCGCTCTAGCCAGCTGAGCTAATCCCCCATTTTCTTAGTGATGAGTTATTAGTTATGAGTTATGAATTATTGCTCATAAGGCCTCAACCTCTAAAATTTCCTTTTTTAAGTTAAAAGAGTAGTCCCGGGCAGACTCGAACTGCCGACCCCTACATTATCAGTGTAGTACTCTAACCAGCTGAGCTACGAGACTCTGTTTTTACTTAATTTTCATTATTTTTTTAAATTAACAGCAAGAGTAATCGAACCTTACGATTCAGAAACTTCAAAATATCCATCTTTTATCCCCAACGTGTGTTGCCACTAACATATGGGGCTCTAGA
The Flavobacterium flavigenum genome window above contains:
- a CDS encoding helix-turn-helix domain-containing protein; this encodes MNRIYSDNGTLFLGLESEKTQLLDSPVQFSVYTVIFISEGEGIYHADFASFTFKAPVVLFSTPQQCIYIRETKKITLTTLQFHGDFYCIEFHRNEVACNGLLFNNIYLEPSVKLTDEQHTFYTQITANIAEELLQREPSEIVLRALLQLFLAKSSSIKMNSSDRLKLKKDEKMDDFRILLEENFLTLHKPGDYASLLSITPNSLTKQCNNRFGKTPTQLIQERLILEAKKHLHLTRLSIKEIAFALKFQDEYYFSRVFKKMTKMSPQMFRKTTGISIVADLSKE
- a CDS encoding O-acetylhomoserine aminocarboxypropyltransferase/cysteine synthase family protein encodes the protein MSTTKNLKFETLQVHAGQVPDPTTGSRAVPIYQTSSYVFENAQHGANLFALKAFGNIYTRLQNPTTDVFEKRIAALEGGVAALATASGQAAQFIALNNILEAGDNFVSSSNIYGGTYNQFKVAFKRIGVTVQFTKETTAEAFESLINENTKALYLETIGNPSYDIPDFDKIAAVAKKHDLPLIVDNTFGAGGYLFRPLEHGAAIVVESATKWIGGHGTSIGGVIVDGGTYNWGNGKFKQFSEPSEGYHGLVFADAFGVSSPFGNIQFAIRARVEGLRDFGPAISPFNSFQLIQGLETLSLRVQRHVDNALEIAKWLEAHPQVEKVNYPGLESSPSYANAQKYFKKGYGAVLSFQIKGDVTKADAFIDSLELISHLANVGDTKSLIIHPAATTHQQLSEEAQKAAGVFVGLLRLSVGIEHIDDIKADLQQAFDKIK
- a CDS encoding DUF417 family protein, which produces MKSSILNTIANLDKAGKKMVRAGIVIVFLWIGGLKFFTYEADGIVPFVANSPFMSFFYETPSDYKNYTNKEGELIAENHQWHINNNTYGFSNGLGILLIGIAFLVAIHNWAPLASIIGSILVFILTIGTLSFLITTPESWVPHLTDHQFGFPYLSGRGRLVLKDIVILGASLITMSESATLYLKRKG
- a CDS encoding alpha-L-fucosidase; the protein is MKNIFLLLSYFLIITPICSQEIVKSPEPFGPLPTQKQLDWHEMEFYAFVHFSLNTFTNKEWGYGDESPELFNPTALDTRQWARIVKQAGMKGIILVAKHHDGFCLWPSAYTERSVKNSPWKNGKGDVVKELAAACKEYGLKLGLYLSPWDRNHAQYGKPEYITYFRNQLKELLTNYGDVFEMWFDGANGGDGYYGGANETRKINTLEYYDWDETYKLIYKTAPKTLVWGVGPSEARWIGNEEGRAGKTNWSLLRQKDELAGKVHYTEFMSGHEDGEKWVPGEADVSIRPGWFYHSIEDDKVRSLDEMVDIYYESIGRNANLLLNLPVDKRGLVHENDEARLTELISTIKADFKTELLAGTKVSADNVRGNSSLFTAKNVTDGDRNTYWATDDNVKKASIVFDFGKPLAINRILLQEYIKLGQRIKAFTVEARIDGNWKTVANETTIGYKRILRIDRIKASALKINITDSKACVVISNIEAYNAPTFVKSPVIGRDKNGNVSMKSEEGNDIYYTTDGSKPSVKSNLYKEGFKYNKAVVIKAIAVHKNENSSSAVTTAKYGVSKEKWKVVSTSSGDMNSVNRIIDGNPDTDWDFGGGSNNLSEELVIDMGTTIKINGFTYIPQQVGNNLNLISKYEFYTSLDNSKWTMQSQGEFSNIKNNPIEQVKTFTQSKARYLRFVAKSNDGRKGQVFSIGEINVVEN